In methanogenic archaeon ISO4-H5, the following are encoded in one genomic region:
- a CDS encoding Pyrroline-5-carboxylate reductase ProC: MFLSYDGVVPVMKAKIGFIGAGRMAGAMIKGLIARNVYTPDEIVACAPSKETRDRMTQTCKIRMYEKAADLVDLTDVLVLAIKPKLIASLFKDEGLALGKNHLLISIAAGVKLKALQSYAPESRIVRVMPNHCCMVLEGASGYVMGEKCTAEDKKTVDTVLSSFGLATEVRESDLDAVTGICGSSPAYLYMVAHALIEAGMKYGLTKEQATLLAGQSLVGAGKMVLESGMDTDALVDGVCSPGGTTIEGVKVLRDEHMEDIFVRCVDACVKRSVEMGKE; this comes from the coding sequence ATGTTTTTATCATACGATGGGGTTGTGCCTGTCATGAAAGCAAAAATCGGATTCATCGGAGCCGGCAGGATGGCCGGAGCGATGATCAAGGGCCTTATAGCCAGGAACGTCTACACGCCCGACGAGATCGTGGCCTGCGCGCCTTCGAAAGAGACCCGCGACAGGATGACCCAGACTTGTAAAATCAGAATGTACGAGAAGGCCGCCGACCTGGTGGATCTGACAGATGTCCTGGTCCTCGCCATCAAACCCAAACTCATCGCATCGCTGTTCAAAGACGAGGGTCTGGCACTAGGCAAAAACCACCTTCTGATCAGTATCGCGGCAGGTGTCAAACTGAAGGCCCTTCAGAGCTATGCTCCCGAATCGAGAATCGTGAGGGTCATGCCAAATCACTGCTGCATGGTCCTCGAGGGTGCGTCCGGATACGTCATGGGCGAGAAATGCACGGCAGAGGACAAGAAGACCGTTGACACGGTCCTGTCGTCCTTCGGCCTTGCCACCGAGGTCCGCGAATCCGACCTCGATGCGGTCACCGGGATCTGCGGAAGCTCTCCCGCATACCTCTACATGGTGGCGCATGCCCTCATCGAGGCAGGAATGAAATACGGACTCACCAAGGAACAGGCCACCCTGCTGGCGGGACAGTCCCTGGTGGGAGCGGGTAAGATGGTTCTGGAGTCCGGAATGGACACCGATGCACTCGTGGACGGTGTCTGCTCCCCCGGCGGAACCACCATCGAAGGAGTCAAGGTCCTCCGCGATGAGCACATGGAGGACATCTTCGTAAGATGCGTTGACGCCTGCGTCAAGAGGTCCGTAGAAATGGGAAAAGAATGA